In one Chelmon rostratus isolate fCheRos1 chromosome 7, fCheRos1.pri, whole genome shotgun sequence genomic region, the following are encoded:
- the tagln gene encoding transgelin: protein MANKGPSYGMSRQVQDKIDSKYDPELEQILVEWISRQCGSGVGRPEAGKMGFQAWLKDGCVLSELINSLYAGEKPVKKIQSSPMAFKQMEQISQFLNAAEKYGVTKTDMFQTVDLWEGKDMAAVQRTLSALGSLAITKDEGTYNGDPNWFFKKAQENKREFSEDQMKAGKNVIGLQMGSNKGASQEGMSYGRPRQIL from the exons ATGGCTAACAAAGGTCCATCCTATGGCATGAGCCGGCAGGTTCAGGATAAGATCGACAGCAAGTATGACCCTGAGCTGGAGCAGATCCTGGTGGAGTGGATCAGCCGTCAGTGTGGCTCTGGCGTGGGAAGGCCAGAGGCAGGCAAAATGGGTTTCCAGGCCTGGCTCAAAGATGGATGC GTTCTGAGTGAGCTGATCAACAGCCTGTATGCCGGAGAGAAACCTGTGAAGAAGATCCAGAGCTCGCCCATGGCCTTCAAACAGATGGAGCAGATCTCCCAGTTCCTCAACGCTGCCGAGAAGTACGGCGTCACCAAGACTGACATGTTCCAGACCGTGGACCTCTGGGAAG GTAAGGACATGGCGGCGGTGCAGAGGACCCTGTCAGCTCTGGGTAGCTTGGCCATCACTAAGGATGAAGGCACATACAACGGAGACCCTAACTGGTTTTTCAA GAAAGCACAGGAGAATAAGCGAGAGTTCAGCGAAGACCAAATGAAGGCCGGCAAAAACGTGATTGGCCTACAGATGGGGTCCAATAAGGGAGCCAGTCAGGAGGGCATGAGCTACGGAAGACCCCGACAGATCCTGTAA